A stretch of DNA from Variovorax paradoxus:
CCGCGCTCACGCCGGCCGATATGTGGGGCGGCACGGTCTTCGATCAGCTGGCCTGCCGCATCGCGTTCCACCGGCTGCGCTACGAAGGCCGCTACACGCCGCCGTCGACGCAGGGCTCGTTGATCTATCCGGGCAACTTCGGCGTCTTCAACTGGGGCGGCATCGCGGTCGATCCGCAGCGGCAGATCGCCTTCGCCACGCCGACCGCGCTGGCCTTCGTGTCGAAGCTCGTGCCGCGCGCCGACGACACCACGCCGTACGTGCAGGGAAAAAACCGTCCGAACGACAGCCTGCCCGCGCTCAACGAGAACTTCGGCGCGCCCTTCGCGGTGAAGCTCAGCGCGTTCACGTCAGTGTTCGGCCTGCCGTGCCAGGCGCCGCCGTGGGGCCACGTGGCCGCCGCCGACCTGCGCAGCGGCAAGGTCGTGTGGAAGCACAAGAACGGCACGGTGCGCGACAGCTCGCCGCTGCCGCTGCCCTTCGCGATGGGCGTGCCGAACCTCGGCGGCCCGGTCATGACGGCGGGCGGCGTCGCCTTTCTCTCGGGCACGCTCGACCAGTACGTGCGCGGCTACGACGTCGGCAACGGCAAGGAACTGTGGCGCAGCCGTCTGCCCGCCGGCGGACAGGCCACGCCGATGACCTACCGCGGCAGCGACGGGCGCCAGTACGTGGTGGTGGCGGCGGGCGGCCACGGCTCGCTGGGCACGCGCACGGGCGACCATGTGATCGCGTACGCGCTGCCGAAGCGCTGAAGGTTGCGCTCAGTCCGCAGCCAGCCCTTCGCTCTCCCGCCAGCCGCGCATGCGTCGATAGAGCGTCCCGCGCGACACCTTGAGCTGACGTGCCGCCTGCGACACATTGCCGCCGTGCGCTGCTAGCGTTTCCTCGATCAGCTTGCGGCTGTGTTCGCGCAGCGTCTCGGCGTGAGGAGTCTGTGGGTCGTCGACTGTGGCTGTGCAATCTGCGTCGGCAGCGACCGCGTCGAGCGTGGGTGCGATGGGCGTCGACGCGTGCAGAGCGGGCATTGCCACCGCGTGCTTGAAGTCCACGCCGTCCGCGCCCTTCAGATGCGCCTGCACCCACACGCCGAGCCCACTCGCAAGCCGCAACGGCTGCGCGGATTCGCGGTGCCCCAGCCGCAGCAGGCTCGCGAGGTCGTGGCCCAGCAGGCATTCGACATCGCGCTCGTCCGCCGCATCGGGCAAGCGCCCGAGCAAGCGCGCGCCCGCGTTGTTGAGCCACGCGATCGTGCCGTCCGGCGCGATGCCGGCGAGCGCTTCCAGCGGCGTGCCGAGCAGCGTCGGGCTCGCTTGGAAACGAAGGATGAGGTGGTCGCGCGACTGCGCCTGGAGCAATCGGTTTTCGATCGTCGTCGCATATAGCGACACCATCGACGCCGCATCGAAGCCGAAGCGGCGCGCCTCTGCCGTGAGGTCGAGCACACCGGCGAGGCGACCCGTCACGTCGCGTATCGGCGCGGCCGCGCACTGCATCTCGCCCAGCACGTCGAAGTAGTGCTCCGCGCCGTCGACCGCGCAGGCCTGCCCCGTGGTGGCGACGATGCCCGGTGCGGTGGTGCCTACGATGCGCTCGGAGATGTTCACGCCCACGCGCGCGGTTTTGCGCAGCACCGGCTGGTGCGCGGCGGCGGGTTGGTGCGTGACGTGCACCACCACGCCCTCGCGGTCGGTGAGGATCACGCGGCAGTCGGTGCCGGCGAGCGCGTGCTCCATCTGCCCGAGTTCCTGCCGCGCCACCTCGAGCAGCTCGCGGTTGCGCGCGAGCGTGGCGTGCAGGCGGCTGGGCGTGACGGCATCGAAGGGCACGATGCGCTGGCGGTCGGCATGGGTGCGGGTGCAGCGCATCCACGACTGGAGCACCGCCTCGCCGATGAGGCCGGAGGGCCGCACGCCTTCCTCGAAGAACTGCCGCCGCGCGAGCGCCACGCGCTCCGCGGGCGTGCTGGTGAAGAGCTGGCGCGGCGCATCCGCGGTGCCCAGCCTGTCGAATATGTCGTGAGCCATGGTGCTCGATGCCTCCCTGGATTCGGGGACCACAGCGAATGTGTCCCGCAATGGAACAGCACCGGACTGGGGAAATCCCGAAGAGACACGGGCTGGGCGAGCAGGGCGGTCATACAGAAGCCATAGCTTGTCGCAGCGATCGAGAGTGGCGTGTCCAAGAGTGCTAAATCGGCATTTCCGAGCAAAGTGTTCCTAGTAGAAATCGGAGTATTTGTCTTCAGTGCGTTCTCTCCAAGAGGGCGGCGGTTGCGAATGCTCTGAGATGGTCATCTTTCGATTTCCGTCAGACTAACATCGCTGCTACATTCAAAAACTAACTACCACTGGAGGTGGAGATGACAGACGGCACCGCGCGAGCCAAATTTAGCTTGGCTGATGGTCGAATTGAGATTGAGGGGTCTGAGGCGTTCGTAATGGCACAACTTGCGAAGCTCGAGCCGTTGCTTGCGAAGTTAATTGAGCAACGTCCTGCGCCAAGCTCGTCTGCCCCGATCACCAGTGCGGCTGCGGGAAACGGAGCCACTGCGGGGGCTTCTGCCGCTGCGTCTGTCGCTCCTGGACTCGATGCTTATCTGAACCTCTTCGCATTGGCCGACGAAAAAATTCAGATTCTTAAATCGCTGCCTGGGAGTTCGAAGTCCGGAAAGACGTTGGCTGCAGCTCAGCTCCTGACGCTCGCGAATGAGCTGAATGGAAAGAAGGCAACAAATATCGAAGAAATACGTAGCACGTGTACTGCGCATGCGTGTCTCGATAGGCCCAACTTTGCGACAACTTTCAAGGGAGCGTCAGCCAAAGAGTGGTTCACCTTTTCCGGGACTGGTGCGACTCAGACAATCTCGTTGACTTATCCCGGTAGAGTGAAAGCAAAAGAACTGGCAAATCTACTCAACAAATGACGATCGAAGCGGCCCTCAAGGCTAAGTTTCCGACGGATGTTTGCGACGCATTACTTGCCGCGTACAAGGAAATTGAAGAGAGCTTCTCTCTTCAGAAGTGGAAAGCTACGGAGCTTGACGCAGGGCATTTTGTAGAGGCATCTCGACGGCTGATTGAACAAGAGCTTTTGGGGAGCTACACCCCCATCGGCAAGAGCTTGCCTGGCTTCAGTGACGCTGAGCTGAAGAAATATGAAAACGCGGCAGGCGACGAATCGCTGCGCATGCTCATCCCTCGCGTTCTGAAGTCGATCTTCAATATCAGGAATAAGCGCGGCATCGGGCATCTCGGGCTCATTTCGGCGAATGAGATGGACTCGACGCTCATTCTTTACAGCGTGAAATGGGTCTTGGCGGAGTTCGTTCGGCTGGCAACCGGTGCGGACCCAAGTGCGACCCAGAAGATGATCGACTCCATCGTGGAGCGCCGAATCGGCGTCTTGTGGAAGCAAGACGGCATCACGCGAGTTCTTGAGAACAAGATGGAGGCGAGAGACCAAGTTCTGGTGCTCTTGTTCGATTCAAATCCCCTAGCCGAAAATGAACTTCAGAAGATCACTGAATACCGGAACACCACGAACTTCAGGAAGATTTTGAAGCGCCTTCACAACTCGCGAATGATCGATTGGACCGTAGGTGGAAAAGCCTTCATCACACCGAAAGGCTCTGCAGCCGCTGAGGCCGTGATTCTCAAGTACAGACCGAAGTAGGAATGGGCTTCGGTAAGAGTGCGGGGTAGCAAGCGTGGTTGGACGCCAAGAAAAAATTGGCCGGGGAACGACTCCAGCTAGAACCTGTTCAGTCAAGCGGCTCGCTGCTCTCGCCGGCAGGGGGCTTTGAGTCGTCTGGCGAACAAGCGCTCAAAACAACTCTTGATGTTCCGTAATGGAACAGTGTCGGACTCGGGAAATCCCGAGGGTGAGCGCGAAGACCGCGCGCGTGATCCTTGCGCAATAAGGAGACCCATGATGAAAAACACACCCCCCAGGCTGCTTGTGCTCGCCGGCGCTTTGCTGTGCCTGTGTACGACGACGACGACGGTCACGGCCCAGAACGCGCAGGACCGCGCGGCGGCCGCTACGAAGAAAGTCGACGCCAAC
This window harbors:
- a CDS encoding helix-turn-helix domain-containing protein; its protein translation is MAHDIFDRLGTADAPRQLFTSTPAERVALARRQFFEEGVRPSGLIGEAVLQSWMRCTRTHADRQRIVPFDAVTPSRLHATLARNRELLEVARQELGQMEHALAGTDCRVILTDREGVVVHVTHQPAAAHQPVLRKTARVGVNISERIVGTTAPGIVATTGQACAVDGAEHYFDVLGEMQCAAAPIRDVTGRLAGVLDLTAEARRFGFDAASMVSLYATTIENRLLQAQSRDHLILRFQASPTLLGTPLEALAGIAPDGTIAWLNNAGARLLGRLPDAADERDVECLLGHDLASLLRLGHRESAQPLRLASGLGVWVQAHLKGADGVDFKHAVAMPALHASTPIAPTLDAVAADADCTATVDDPQTPHAETLREHSRKLIEETLAAHGGNVSQAARQLKVSRGTLYRRMRGWRESEGLAAD